GGAGCAGCAGGAGATGTGGCTCGCCCTGGGCCTGCCGCACAAAATGCCCTGGTGGTGGGTTGTCGGCGTGGTCAAACTGCTGCTGGCACTGCTGCTGGCACTCCTGACGGGTTGGATTTCCTATCGGTATTGGCGGCGGGAAGATCCGGCAGTACGGCTCTATCGTCGCTTTTGCCAGCGTATGGCACGCCATGGCACGCCCCGCCTGGCCTGCGAAGGACCGGTCGCGTTTTCGCAACGGGCAGCAAAACACCATCCGCTTCTGGCCCCAAAAATCGAGCAGATCGGCCAATTGTATGCCGCGCTGCGGTATGGCAGGGATGCCCCTCCAGAAGCCATGCACCAATTGCGGTATCTCATTAATAATATTTGAAAAAACGCCATGAAGCCTGCGGGCGACCGGGCGATGACCCTCAGCGCTTCACGCCGCATCCTGAATGGAAACCACCAGACGCTTGCCGAGAACGAAAAGAGCCTGCTCAAGAAGAGGAAGTTTTGTGCCATGGCGCGGGTCGAGGATGCGACGCGCCTCTTTCTCATCACGAAATAAATTGATATTTTGCGCCATTTGTGCAAAATATCAATTTATTATCCATTCACGTGGTGGTGTTCCATGCTTGTCGAGTTTCGGGTCAAAAATTTTCGCTCCATTCGCGAGGAGCAGTGTCTGAGTCTGGTGGCTGCCAAGGATGCCGCCCACAAGGAGACACACCTTTTGGCGACAGGTATCCATGCCGTGCCGCATCTGCTCAAATCGGCGGTCATCTATGGTCCCAATGCCGGCGGCAAATCGAATTTGATCCGGGCATTGGAATTCATGCAGGGTGTGGTGGCCACTTCAGCGACCCAGACACGCGAGGGCGATCTATTCAATTATTCCGCATTCATGCTGGATGCCGTATCCAGCAAGCAACCCAGTGAATTTGAATTGACTTTTATTGACCAGGGTGTGCGTTTTCAATATGGTTTTTCCTTGATGCCGGAACGGGTGGTCGAAGAGTGGTTGCTGGTTTACAAGAGTGCCAAGCCACAAATGTGGTTTTCCCGGCGTTTTGATCCTGATGGTGGGAAGGATCTCTATGAATTTGGCCCGCACTTGACAGGAAAACGTTCCCTTTGGAAAGAGTCTACGCGCTCCAACGCCCTGTTCTTGTCCAAGGCCGTCGATCTCAACAGCGAGGGATTACGTCCCATTTATTCATGGATTACCAAAAAGCTCAGGATCATCGGTGCCGGGGATCGACCTCCATTTCATGCCTCGATCCTGCATGCAAAGACTGAGGAGGGAAAAACAGAGCTGTTGCGTTTTTTGGAAGCGGCTGATCTTGGTATCGTTGGCCTGGTGGCAAGTGATGAAAAAAAACTGAAGCAAATAATCAAAATGGGGTTGACGGCAGATGGCAAACCAGCAGCCGTGTACGCTGAAATGCCGATGCCCGTTTTTTTACATCAAGTCGAGGACATTGTGGCAAAAATTGACTTGGAAGATGAATCCGCAGGTACACAGAAATTTTTTGCTTTTGCCAGTTTTGTGATCAACATTCTTAAGGATGGTTGTGTATGGGTCGTCGATGAACTCGATGGCAGTTTTCATCCATTATTGGTACGCTTTTTGATCGGCTTGTTCCATTCCATCGATAATAATAAGAATGGTGCGCAATTGATTTTTACCACGCATGATGTTTCAATCTTAAACACAGAAATTTTTCGGCGTGATCAGATATGGTTTATCGAAAAGGATCAAACACAATCCAGCAAGCTTTATCCCCTGACAGATTTCAGTCCACGCCAAAAAGAGGCAATTGATCGTGGTTATCTCATAGGTCGGTATGGAGCGCTGCCATTTATTACAAATTTTAATTTATAAGGATTTATTCATGGCTATAGACAATCATCCTCGAATACGCCAGAATAATAAATTAAAAAGAAAGAAATATAAGCGTGCGAGTTATGATCGTATTTTGATTGTTTGTGAAGGAGAAAAGACTGAGGTGAATTATTTTGAAGAAATTCGAATAAGTTGCAGATTGCAAACTGCTAATGTACAGATTAAACATAGTGAATACGGAACAAATCCATTGCAAATAGTCGAATATGCTGTAGATTACTGTAGGAAACATGGCAATAGGTATGAACGTATTTATTGTGTTTTTGACCGTGATGAACATATTAATTATTTTAATGCAATAAATAGCGCTTCAGCAAAAGACAAAAAAATTAAAAATGAACTTGGTAAATATATTTATTTTTCAGCAATTCCATCCAATCCTTGTTTTGAATTGTGGCTATTATTACACTTTGAATTGATCACTCGCGAAATTCACCGTGACGAGGTCAAGCGTTTATTGCGTCAATCAGAATATTTGCCTGATTATACCAAAGGAGGAAGCAAATATTTTGAGCGTACCCGACACAAATTGAACGATGCTTTTGCAAATGTCGAAAAACAAAATTCCGAGCGTCAACGTCATGGGCACGAGAATCCATCCACAGCGGTAGGTCAGCTCGTCAAGTGTCTATTGGCCATGGGGGAACGTTGATGCGGTTTGAATATTTTGCCTTTTTCAACGGCGAATGGATTACAAACCGTTAATATTTCAGCGCTGTTTTTTGCGACGGAAATAATCCAGGACGGCGTGGACGGGAATGTAGCCGCGCAGAACGCCTTGTTTGCTGACCACAGGGAGCATGCGGAGGGAGTGTTCCAGGATGAGGTTGGTGGCCTGGTTGATGCTGCCCTGCATGGGGATGGAGATCAGGACCTGGTTTTCGTTGATTTTTCCCAGGGGCAGGGTGCAGATGGCCTTGTCGCGGGCGCTCATGGCCTGGGTGCCGAAAAAAGGCCCCATCAATTGCCTGAGGTCGCTTTGACTGACCACCCGGACCAGCTTGCCATGACGTTCGATGCCGATATAACGAAAACCATCCTGCCGCATGGCGTTGATGGCTTTGATGACCCGATCTTCCTCTTTCAGGCTGAAGGGGGGAATCGTGGTGACGATCTTGATGCTGCCGGCTTCATCTGGATGGGGCAGACCATCCGCAACCCCATAGACAAGATTGGGCGGCGGCAAAACGATGCCACCCTTGCCCCCAGCCATCTGGGATGCATGGGGTCCGGATGCGTCTTGCTGCTCCTGAAGGGAATCACCTTCGGTGGCGAATTCAGAAAGGGGGAACCCTTTTTGTTGCCCGACCAGATCGACATCCAGTCCACTCAGGGTGGTGTCTGAGGGTTCGATGGCGGCATTTTCCGGCTTGCCTTTACCTCCGGGAGCGGATTTGGAAGGAGAGGCGGGTGTTTTTCCTGCCGGTGGTGCGGCGGTTGCCTTGGTGGCAGTGGCTGACTTGGTTCCAGTCGCTTCCCGGGATGGTTCGACTGGTGCCGGTGCGGCGGCCTTCGCCGGAGCTGGAGCCGGAGTCGGAGCGGGAGTTGGCGCTGGTGTCGGGGCTGGTGTGGATTCCGGTTCGGCTGGAGCAGCCTTTGCCTTGGGCTCCTTGTTTTCGTCCGCCGTCCCTTCGATATCCACCTTGAACAATATTTCGCACAGCCCCTTGGAGAGGATCCATACGGAAGGTTCAACGGGAAACTTGGAAACCTGAATATCGACCGTGGCGGCCAGGTAGGTGCGGTTGTCGGGAATGGATTCCGGAAACTCGGCATATTGCGTATAGCTGGTGGGGAGGACCAGAAAAAGGTGCGAACCGTCCACCTTTTTTTCCACCAGATCGTTCATGGCACCAACCACCTGGTTGGCAATTTCCTGGAAACCTTCGCTGACCTCTTCGTTGTAATTGCGGTTTTTGACCTGTTCCTGGATGGCGGCCTCGGGGATCATCATCATCAGCCCGGCCAGGGAGATGGAGGTGGCCACATCCATGACGATATGGATATCGCCGGAGTTTTTGCCATCCTCCAGGACATAGGCGATGGTTCGGTCTGTTTCGAAGACCGGCTCCATTTCCTCACGGCCACGCATCAGGGCAAGATCCTTCAGCACGCAGGTGATGGGGGCTGCGGTGAGGGTGTTCAGGTCATTGGCCAGTCGCGTGAAGAAGTTCAGAAAAAAAGGACGGGCCTTTTTGAGGATCTGCTCTTCAGATGTGGGCATGCAGCATCACCTCGTGCGGGTCCGTATGATTTCCTCCGGTCCGGATCGAGACGCCTTT
The genomic region above belongs to Magnetococcales bacterium and contains:
- a CDS encoding RloB domain-containing protein, with translation MAIDNHPRIRQNNKLKRKKYKRASYDRILIVCEGEKTEVNYFEEIRISCRLQTANVQIKHSEYGTNPLQIVEYAVDYCRKHGNRYERIYCVFDRDEHINYFNAINSASAKDKKIKNELGKYIYFSAIPSNPCFELWLLLHFELITREIHRDEVKRLLRQSEYLPDYTKGGSKYFERTRHKLNDAFANVEKQNSERQRHGHENPSTAVGQLVKCLLAMGER
- a CDS encoding ATP-binding protein, with protein sequence MLVEFRVKNFRSIREEQCLSLVAAKDAAHKETHLLATGIHAVPHLLKSAVIYGPNAGGKSNLIRALEFMQGVVATSATQTREGDLFNYSAFMLDAVSSKQPSEFELTFIDQGVRFQYGFSLMPERVVEEWLLVYKSAKPQMWFSRRFDPDGGKDLYEFGPHLTGKRSLWKESTRSNALFLSKAVDLNSEGLRPIYSWITKKLRIIGAGDRPPFHASILHAKTEEGKTELLRFLEAADLGIVGLVASDEKKLKQIIKMGLTADGKPAAVYAEMPMPVFLHQVEDIVAKIDLEDESAGTQKFFAFASFVINILKDGCVWVVDELDGSFHPLLVRFLIGLFHSIDNNKNGAQLIFTTHDVSILNTEIFRRDQIWFIEKDQTQSSKLYPLTDFSPRQKEAIDRGYLIGRYGALPFITNFNL